The sequence below is a genomic window from Lentimicrobium saccharophilum.
CTCGACAGTCAACGCTTTTTCAAAGCCATTGTCGAAGACCAGACCGAGCTCATCTGCAGGATCCGGCCCGACGGCTCATTTACTTTTGTAAACCAGGCCTTTGCCCGGTTTTTCGGGAAACCGGCCCCGACCCTGCTCACCCTTACCCTCAGGGAAATCATCATTCCGAAGGATTATGCAAAAATCCGCAGGCTGCTTAACCTGGTAAAGCCGGTAAGTACCGTGGTTAATTTCGACCACCATCTCGAAAAACCAGGCTCGGGCCCTGCCATGATGCAGTGGACCATCAGGGCGATATATACCGAAGGCGATATCCTTTCGGAATACCAGTTTGTCGGCAGGGATGTCACCGAAGTGGAATCCTCGCGCGAGGCACTCCGCAGGAGCGAAGAGATGTTCCGGCTGATCGCGGAGAACTCCAATGACATCATTTCTATCCACCCGCACGACGGGACGGTGGAATACGTTTCGCCTTCAGTGAAAAATATCCTTGGCTATACGGCCGAAGAAATCACCGGCTCAAAGGCCGGAACGCTTATTTACGAAAAGGACCTGCCCGATATTTCCACGCTTGGCAAACGGCTTAAAAAATGCCCCAATCCAGTTTTGGCAGCTTTTCGCATTAAAGATCATGAAGGTAAGCTGATCTGGTTCGAAAGCATGATACAGCCACAGTATGACAGCCATGGTGAAGCAACCGGAAAAATAATCGCGGTAACGCGCGATATCAGCGCGAGAAAACAGGCCGAAGCACAGCAGAAACTGGTTGAAAAGCAACTGAAGGAAGCCAACTTTACCAAGGACAAATTTTTCTCCATTATTGCCCACGACCTGCGCAGCCCCTTCACGTCCATTCTCGGATTTTCGAGGTTGCTGAACGAGGAATACGATGACTTCAGCGATGAGGACCGCAAGACGATGGTGCAACAGATCCTGATTTCAACCGAACACACTTTTCAGTTGCTCGACAACCTGCTGGCATGGGCCAAAACGCAAATGGGCCATACCTGCGTGTACCCTGAAATTTTCAGGCTTGAAGGGCTGATCAACGAGACCGTTCAGCTTGCATCCGCCCAGGCGGAAAGTAAAAACATCAGCATCAAACAGTTAAGCAATCATCAATTTGAGGTGAAGGCTGATGTTAATATGACCAAAACGGTTATGCGCAACCTGCTCTCCAATGCGATCAAATACTCTTATGAGGGCGCGCAGATCGGGGTTGACAGCAAACGCGAGGGGGATATGGTCAGAATCACGGTTACTGACTATGGCACCGGTATTCATGCCGATACCCTGAGAATACTGTTCAGTCTGGATGAAAAAGTGATTTCGGCCAAAGGCACGGCCAACGAAAAGGGGACCGGCCTGGGGCTGATCCTGGTCAGGGAGTTTGTGGAGCGGAACGGCGGCACCATTTCGGTTGAAAGTGAATATGGCAAAGGGAGCAGGTTCAGCTTTACGCTCCCCTCGAATCCCGGTAAATACCCGCCTGCAGAACATGACCCTTCCTGACGGTAGCTGCGTTTGCTAAAATATCAACGGTAACATAGATGTCAATCAGTAAAATACTGCTAATTTAGCAGCGTCTAAGGAATTAACCCACCAAATTCAAAACCATGATGTTGCGCAAATTAATGACCGTTGTAGCGGTTACCGGCATGCTGGCAATGCTTGCCGGCTGCGGAAAGAGCACCAAAACTGAAGAAGAAATGGAAAATTTACATCCGGGCATCATCCCGGCCGCAGAAGCATTCACCCCGGACCAGGCAACCGATGTGGCCCGGCGCCTCTCCATCTTTGCCCCGGTAACGCTCACCGCTGATATCAGCCATCTATCGGAGAAAGAAAAACAAATGCTCCCCCTGCTTTTTGATGCAGCAGCCATTATGGATGAAATTTTCTGGCAGCAGGCCATCGGGAATAAAGAAAATTTCCTTTCCCGTATCAGCGACGAGTCGGCCCGGAAATTTGCCGAAATCAACTACGGCCCCTGGGACAGGCTGAATGGCAATAAATCATTTATTGCTGAAATCGGGGAAAAACCTTTGGGGGCCAATTTCTATCCGGCAGATATGACCAAAGAGGAGTTTGACACGCTTCAAAACCCTGACAAATCAAGTCTTTACACCCTGATCCGCCGGAATGATGATGGTACATTGCGCGTGGTATGGTATCATCAGGCTTATGCCTCCAAAGTAAAAAAAGCAGCTGACCTCCTGAAGCAGGCAGCATCGCTGGCTGAAGACGCCGGACTGAAAAAATACCTTGAACTGCGTGCCGAAGCCCTGCTGACTGATAAATATCAGGAAAGCGACTTTGCCTGGATGGATATGAAAACCGCCAATATTGATTTTGTCGTCGGCCCGATCGAGAACTATGAAGATGCCCTCTTCGGCACCAAAGCGGCGCAGGAAGCCTTTATCCTGATTAAGGACGTGGAATGGAGTGAGCGCCTGGCGCATTTTGCTTCATTGCTGCCTGAACTTCAGAAAGGACTTCCCGTTGACCAGAAGTACAAAAATGAGGTGCCAGGTTCAGATGCGGACCTCAATGCCTATGATGTGGTTTACTATGCCGGCGACTGCAATGCAGGCAGCAAAACCATCGCCATTAACCTGCCCAACGATGAAGAGGTTCAGCTGAAAAAAGGATCGCGCAAACTACAGTTGAAAAACGCCATGAAAGCAAAATTTACCGGGATACTGGAGCCTATCAGTCAGATCCTGATTCATGAATCACAGCGTGGATATATTGAATTTGACGCATTCTTTGCCAATACCATGTTTCATGAAGTGGCTCATGGCATGGGCATCAAAAATACCATCAACGGCAAAGGTTCAGTTCGTGAAGCCCTGAAAGAGCAGTATTCTGCCATTGAGGAAGCCAAAGCCGATATCCTTGGCCTTTACCTGGTAACCAAACTTTTTGAAATGGGCGAATTGAAGGAAGGGGAAGTCATGGACAACTATGTAACCTTTATGGCCGGGATCTTCCGTTCAGTCCGCTTCGGTGCAGCCAGCGCCCATGGAAAAGCCAATATGCTCACTTTTAACTATTTTAGCGAAAACGGCGCATTCACACATCAGGAAGACGGAACTTACATGGTGAATTTTGATAAAATGAAACTTGCCGTAGAAAGCCTTGGGGGTATGATTTTAACCCTGCAGGGTGATGGAGCCTATGATCAGGTGAAAGACCTGATCCTGACCAAATCCGTGATCCCCGGCCAGCTTCAGAAAGACCTCGACAAACTGAAAACTGCCGGAATCCCTGTGGATATTGTATTTGAGCAGGGTAAAAGCAACCTGGGCCTTTAATCAGAAAACCGTTCGTTTCTGAACACAGGTTTCTCAAAACTGAACATGCCTGAAAACTGTTAACCGGACAGATTCAGGCATGTATTTGATTCTCTGCTAAATATATAACTGGCATGATTTTGGGCAGAAGCAACTGTTATGCTGTTGAAGTACGAACAGGCCGCAAAGAAATGAATTCACTGAATCATAATTATAAAACCTTGTCCATGAGAAAACTTCTCTTTACACTGATGATGCTGGTATCCCTGAGTTTGGGGATGCGCGCGGGAAATCCGCCTGACGAAGGCATGTGGCTGCCGATGTTTGTTGAAAGGCTCAACTACACCGACATGCAGGAAATGGGGCTGAAGCTATCGCCTCAGGAAATTTACGACATCAACAATGCCAGCCTGAAAGACGCCATTGTAAGTCTTGGCGGAGGCTTTTGCACTGCCGAAGTGGTATCCCCGAAAGGGCTGCTGTTTACCAATCACCACTGTGCGTATGATGCAATCCAGAAGCACAGTTCCATCGAACACGATTACCTTACCGATGGTTTCTGGGCACGCAGCCTGGAGGAGGAATTGCCCAATGAAGGCCTTACCGCCTCTTTCCTGGTGAAGATGGATGATGTAACCAAATTCGTGCTCGAAAAGGTAAAACCTGAAATGAGCGAAAGCGAACGCAGCGCGACCATCTCCAAAGTCATTGAAATTCTTAAAGATGAAGCTTCTGAAAATGGCCGGTATGAAGTTGCTGTAAGAAGTTTCTATAACGGGAACGAATATTATCGTTTCGTTTATGAGGTATATAAGGATGTCCGTCTGGTAGGAGCGCCACCGTCAGCCATAGGCAAATTCGGCGGTGATACCGATAACTGGATGTGGCCGCGCCACACCGGTGATTTCAGTATTCTCAGAATTTATTCGGGACCTGACGGCAAACCGGCGGAATACTCGAAGGAGAACATTCCCCTCAAGCCAAAACACTTTTTGAAAATATCGGTTGACGGTGTTGAACGCGAAGATTTCGCCATGATCTGGGGCTACCCCGGCTCAACGGACCGTTACCGGACTTCTCACGGTATTCAGGCTACCCTGAATGACATCAACCCGGCCATCATCAAGGTCGGAGGCCGTATTCTGGAGATTATGAAAGCCGATATGGACAAAAGCGATGAGGTCAGGATTAAATATGCCTCAAACTATGCAGGTCTGGCAAACTTCTGGAAAAACAAAATCGGGGAAAGCCGCGGTTTGAAACGCCTGGATGTTTACGAAAAGAAAAAAGCCATTGAAGATCATTTCAGCAATTGGGTAAATGCCGATGAAAGCCGCAGGGAAGTATACGGCAATGTGCTGCAGGATCTCACTGACGCTTACGCCCAGTATGCCGAAATGAACTACAACAAGCGCCTCTGGAATTTCCAGTTGTCGCTGTTCGGCTCGCAAATGATGCAGTTCCCTCTGCAAACACAGGGAATCATCAACATCCTGAAAAGTGGCCAGAAAGGTGAAGAGCTGAAAGCCTCCCTGGCGCCGTTTTATGCCATGGGCGAAGAGCAGTTCAAAAACTATAATGCGCCTACCGAAGAAAAAATATTTGCGGCCATCCTCGAAATGTACCGGCAGGATATCCCCGCGGATGAACTTCCTGATATTTACAACCTGATCGACAAAAAGTACAAAGGCGATGTCAACCTCTTTGCCCGCAAGGTATTTGAAACCTCTGTGCTTACCACCCCTGAAAAGTACAACGCATTTCTTGCTAAACCCTCCATTAAGGTTTTTGAAAAAGACCTGGCCTACAAAACCACCAATTCATTCTACAATGCATTTATGACACAAAACATGAATGCAGGCCCGGTAAATGAGAAGTTGAGAAAAGCCCAGCGTCTTTTCGTGGACGGACTCCGTAAAGCTAATCCCGATAAGGTATATTATCCGGATGCCAACTCCACCATGCGGGTAACCTACGGCAAAGTACTCGATTATTACCCGGCCGACGCCGTTCATTACGACTACGTTACTTACATGGAAGGCATACTTGAAAAAGAAGATCCTACCAATGAGGAATTTATTGTCCCTGTGAAACTGAAAGAACTCCTTGAGAAGAAAGACTTCGGCAAGTGGGCGGACAAAGACGGCAAGCTGGTGGTAAACTTTTTAAGTCACAACGATATTACCGGCGGCAACTCGGGTAGCCCTGTGCTTAATGGCAACGGGGACCTGATTGGTATCGCCTTCGATGGCAACTGGGAGGCCATGAGCGGCGACATCGCCTTTGAACCGGAACTGCAGCGCACCATCAATGTTGACATCCGCTATGTCATGTTTATCATCGATAAATATGCCGAAGCGCATAACCTGCTTGATGAAATGGTGTTTGTCAAAACCAGGTATTAAGCCTGTCAATAACAGTATTTTTATCTATTGCGAAAAAATCCGGAGTGGTTGCGCCACTCCGGATTTTCGTTTATTTTAGACCGGTAAAAAAAAGCAGGAAATACATCACTTTCTATAGAACAAAGATTCCCTGTTAACGTTTAATATCCCTTCCAGACCCTCCTGATGAAACAGAAATTCCTAATCCTGTTTGCCTGTCTGATATTATTGGCAGTTTCAGCATCCGGACAACAGAAAATAACCGACAGCCTTGAAAGGGCGATAAGAACCGGAGCCGTAAAGGATACAAACCGGATCAATGCCCTGAACCGCCTGGCCATCACATACTGGTACAACAACAGTGAACGCGCACTCAACCTTAGCCGTGAAGCAGTGAGGCTCTCCACCGAAATTGGCTTTAACCGAGGGTTGGCGGTTGCCTGCAATATTCTTGGTGTATCCTTCGACATTATTTCCGAGTTCGACAGCGCGCTGTATTACTATGAAAAAGCCGCACATTTAAGCCGCAAAACCGGCTATAACGTGATTCTTGCCAGTGCCCTGAACAATATGGGGATGGTTTATCAGAGCAGGGGGGATTATAAAAAGGCCATCTCGGTCTATCTGGATGCGCTGCGGATTTTTGAAAAACTGAAAGACCGGAAAGGTATTGGAAATGCCTATAACAATATCGGATTGGTCTATTTCGACCTTCAGCAATACCGGCAGGCGCTTGACTACCATAATAAAGCGTTATCTATCCGCGAAAAAACAGGCGATAAATACGGCATCGGCGCTTCACTGACCAATCTGGGTTTAGCCTGGTCAAACCTTAAGGATGATGACAAGGCATTGAAATATTATGAGCGTTCTCTGAAAATCAAAGAGGAAATCGGTGACAAATACGGCCTTGCAATTCTGTTGAACAATATGGCCATCATTTATCAGGATAAAAATAAGCTGGATGATGCGCTGATCATGTATACCAAATCGGAGAACTATCACAGGCAGATCGGGGATTTGCACGGCCTGATCTATACATTCATCAACACTGCAACGGTGCTGAACAGACTGGGAAA
It includes:
- a CDS encoding PAS domain-containing sensor histidine kinase, with the translated sequence MAEPSHNNPDYSKKEGSHLPPALPQNIIPAAKEILDITRLNLSWDFMEVIPAPVFVKDLGHRFIACNRQFLDILSCKGYGSVLGKTTGELIGKINAEDHFASDRQVISSGSEVTYESSFPGDTEKLRIALITKSPLKSKDGSISAIAGIITDISRLKALQVQQEIHNNQLETLVARRTKELEQKNTRLLNEIAEKVSIQQEMLRFENRLEVALKAMKAGAWEFEPRSGKLEWSSKCYEIFDIEPGPVSLEKWMEKVHPEDIGRVKTQWSRISASMGWFELDFRIMSYGKPRWIRKSGYYLPGSHENGERITGVMADISEEKYFNDRLLDSQRFFKAIVEDQTELICRIRPDGSFTFVNQAFARFFGKPAPTLLTLTLREIIIPKDYAKIRRLLNLVKPVSTVVNFDHHLEKPGSGPAMMQWTIRAIYTEGDILSEYQFVGRDVTEVESSREALRRSEEMFRLIAENSNDIISIHPHDGTVEYVSPSVKNILGYTAEEITGSKAGTLIYEKDLPDISTLGKRLKKCPNPVLAAFRIKDHEGKLIWFESMIQPQYDSHGEATGKIIAVTRDISARKQAEAQQKLVEKQLKEANFTKDKFFSIIAHDLRSPFTSILGFSRLLNEEYDDFSDEDRKTMVQQILISTEHTFQLLDNLLAWAKTQMGHTCVYPEIFRLEGLINETVQLASAQAESKNISIKQLSNHQFEVKADVNMTKTVMRNLLSNAIKYSYEGAQIGVDSKREGDMVRITVTDYGTGIHADTLRILFSLDEKVISAKGTANEKGTGLGLILVREFVERNGGTISVESEYGKGSRFSFTLPSNPGKYPPAEHDPS
- a CDS encoding dipeptidyl-peptidase 3 family protein, whose product is MMLRKLMTVVAVTGMLAMLAGCGKSTKTEEEMENLHPGIIPAAEAFTPDQATDVARRLSIFAPVTLTADISHLSEKEKQMLPLLFDAAAIMDEIFWQQAIGNKENFLSRISDESARKFAEINYGPWDRLNGNKSFIAEIGEKPLGANFYPADMTKEEFDTLQNPDKSSLYTLIRRNDDGTLRVVWYHQAYASKVKKAADLLKQAASLAEDAGLKKYLELRAEALLTDKYQESDFAWMDMKTANIDFVVGPIENYEDALFGTKAAQEAFILIKDVEWSERLAHFASLLPELQKGLPVDQKYKNEVPGSDADLNAYDVVYYAGDCNAGSKTIAINLPNDEEVQLKKGSRKLQLKNAMKAKFTGILEPISQILIHESQRGYIEFDAFFANTMFHEVAHGMGIKNTINGKGSVREALKEQYSAIEEAKADILGLYLVTKLFEMGELKEGEVMDNYVTFMAGIFRSVRFGAASAHGKANMLTFNYFSENGAFTHQEDGTYMVNFDKMKLAVESLGGMILTLQGDGAYDQVKDLILTKSVIPGQLQKDLDKLKTAGIPVDIVFEQGKSNLGL
- a CDS encoding S46 family peptidase, whose product is MRKLLFTLMMLVSLSLGMRAGNPPDEGMWLPMFVERLNYTDMQEMGLKLSPQEIYDINNASLKDAIVSLGGGFCTAEVVSPKGLLFTNHHCAYDAIQKHSSIEHDYLTDGFWARSLEEELPNEGLTASFLVKMDDVTKFVLEKVKPEMSESERSATISKVIEILKDEASENGRYEVAVRSFYNGNEYYRFVYEVYKDVRLVGAPPSAIGKFGGDTDNWMWPRHTGDFSILRIYSGPDGKPAEYSKENIPLKPKHFLKISVDGVEREDFAMIWGYPGSTDRYRTSHGIQATLNDINPAIIKVGGRILEIMKADMDKSDEVRIKYASNYAGLANFWKNKIGESRGLKRLDVYEKKKAIEDHFSNWVNADESRREVYGNVLQDLTDAYAQYAEMNYNKRLWNFQLSLFGSQMMQFPLQTQGIINILKSGQKGEELKASLAPFYAMGEEQFKNYNAPTEEKIFAAILEMYRQDIPADELPDIYNLIDKKYKGDVNLFARKVFETSVLTTPEKYNAFLAKPSIKVFEKDLAYKTTNSFYNAFMTQNMNAGPVNEKLRKAQRLFVDGLRKANPDKVYYPDANSTMRVTYGKVLDYYPADAVHYDYVTYMEGILEKEDPTNEEFIVPVKLKELLEKKDFGKWADKDGKLVVNFLSHNDITGGNSGSPVLNGNGDLIGIAFDGNWEAMSGDIAFEPELQRTINVDIRYVMFIIDKYAEAHNLLDEMVFVKTRY